The genomic stretch ATGACCGTTTCATAGCCAGACTTGCGACAGGCTTCTGATAGCGCACTGATTAACTGGCTAAAGTAGGGGTGGTTGACGGTAGGCACTAATAAGCCGATGAGCTGATTTTGCTTTTTGCGCAAGTGAACGCCTCTTGCATTTCGCTTGTAACCAATTTGCTCAATGGCTTTTTCTACTTTTTCTTTGCTTTCTAGTGAAACATGTGGGTGCTGATTTAACACACGCGAAACGGTAGATTTTGATAGACCGCTTATGCGAGCAAGATCAAGAATTGTTGTCATAAAAAAACCTCCATTTAAGCGTTGACCTGGGAACGTTCCCAGCGTGTATGCTGAAAAAAAAGCAAAAGGAGAGGGAAACATGAATAAAAAAACATATCCTCACAGAAAAAAGACGCGCGCACTGATTTTTTTTGATTTTGATGAAACCTATTTTCCTCATGCGTGCACGGTTGAACAGCTTGCGATGTTGCAACAAATGGAGATGTATTTACACGACGTATGTCATCAGTATCACGTGAAGATTGGCTGGGTAACCGGTAGCAGCATCGCACATATTGAGTCAAAAATGCAGAAAGCGAACTTAACGTATTGGCCTCATTTTATTTCCAGTAATCTTGGCACAGAGCTATATATGATTGATGAAGAAGGAAATACAAATCGTTTATCAGAATGGGAAGCCAAAATTGAAGCTTCCGGATTTTCAAAGGAAGCTGTTCAGTCGCTTTTACATCAGCTTTGCACTGATTATCAGGTTGTTTTAACGCCTCAAACGCAGTTTGGTCAACAAGGATATAAAATGAACTATTACTATTATACAAAATCAGAGCAAGATACTCATTCAGCCTTGGGGATTATTAGGAAGTTAGCTGATAAATACGAAGTGGAAGTAAATATTAACCGATGTAATCCAAAAGCAGGGGACCCGGAAAATGCGTATGATGTCGACTTTATTCCAAAAGGAACTGGAAAAGCAGCAACCGTTCATTTCATGAAAGCGTATTATGACGTTTCCCATCATCAGACGCTTGCTTTTGGAGATAGCGGAAATGATATTGACATGTTAAAAGCAGTGAAGCACGGCTATTTGCTGTTTAATGCAACTGATGAGGCAAAAAGCCTTCATGCTCAACATACATCAGCTGCTTATGGAGAGGGTATTATGGAAGTATGTCAACAGGTTTTTAGTTCGGTAAAATAACCAAAAACACCGGCTGCAGGTTCGCAGTCGGTGTTTTTGATTATTTTAAAAACTTTTTTACATACGGTGTAACCATTGGCTTAAAGTTTGTGTACAAATCTTTTGCCTGCTGGGCGCCGCCGGCAATCTTTGCATAATCCATATTGCCCTGATCGTCTTGAAAATAAGACATCCATTCAGCTACTTGAGATCGTCTTTGGGGACGTCTTCTTGCAAATCCAGGGAATGGGAAACCGGGTCTACGACGAGGTCTGTTTGAAAACATTTTTTTCACCTTCTTTTGCTTGTTATAACGTATTGTATGAAAACAAAGAGAAGAATGGAAAGGTTCCTGTCCTAAACTTTTTAAAATAAGTGAAAAGGTTTAAAAATACTACAATAAGAGAGTCGACAAATCCATCAGCGTGTTAGACAAAACATGACGCTTTCTGGATGGAAAAGCGTTATTTCCCCAGGAATTGTTGCAAACGACCTCTTTATTTGTAGAGATTTTACGTACGAAAGTCCCGTTTTCTAGGCATAATTCCCTTTATAATAAAGGGTAGTGAATGCTGAAAGGAGCGGTTGAATGAAATGGACAAGCGGTGTTGTAGTAGGAGCGTTGGCGGCATGTAGCGCAGTGATGGTAGCAGGTGTTCAGCATTGGGAAACAAAGATAGAGAGGCAAGCGCAGGCGGCGGTGGTAGAAACAGCACAGCCTCACCAAAAGCAGTTTTCCGATGTATCAAGCTACACAAAGCATTTACCGCCATTTTTAGTTAGTGCGATTGAAGATACATTTATAAAAGGCAAGCCCATCTCGCTTGTGCTGGTAGCGAGTGAAGAGGACGAGTGGGCATCTTTCGTAAAGAAATCTTTAGAAGCTACATACGGGCAAGAGGTTTTTCACATCCAAATCTATTCGTACCATGATCAAACAACAAAAGAGCTCGTTCATTCTTCTTTTCAACAAGACTTACAAAAGCTAAAGCCGAGCCTTGTTTTGGCTGAGATTCCAATGGTTGAAGATCAGAAAGAAATGCCAATTGATGATGAGTTGCCTGAACTTCAAGCATTCATTTCCCAAGTGAAAGAATTAAAAACAGCACTTATCCTTCAACCGTCATCACCGTATGCCTCTCAATATGAATCATACGAAGAAGCGGTAGCAGCCGTCGGGGGAAAGGCAAAGGAAAATCACGTTTACTATCTTAATCACGCTCCGTTATGGCCTTATGAAATCGCTCCTTATGTCACAAAAGAAAGTGAGCTAACAGAGGAAGGAAAGAAGCTGTGGGGAAAACATTTAAGCAGCTGGTTTACAGGAAAATAAACGGGTAACAAAAAGCATGAATGTCTTCATTCATGCTTTTTGTTTGGAGAAAGAATCAGCTGTTCTTTGTTGATGGTTCCAGGAGGTTGTTCAAGCCACTGGTTTTTAATCATAATATCCACTCCAGCTTTTGCATAACGCCCAATTTCAAGCGACATTCTTTCATAGTTAAACGCAAGATCGCTCCGTTGGCTAGCTGCAGCTGCCGTTGCGTAATTCCCCGTACCTGTAGCGCTTAATAAGCTCATGTGAAACATCATCAGCTTTTCAGAGAACACAGGCGTTGTTGAATTTGTAATACAAAGATCTGGGCTCATTGGAGCAGGGATATGATCGTTCAAAAGGGTATCTGCAAATAGCTTAATATGCTTTTTAGAGATCTCGTTTCCTCTCATCATAAACTGTTTTACTTCTTTAGACGTAGCTGTTTGAGCAAAGCTTAAGCAAATTTTATAGCCAATTAAGTTTGTTTGGATATTTAAAAATAAGTGTGAAATCTCCACGGCATTTACAGGCCGATTTTTGCTAAACAAATGAAAGCCGCTTATGTATTTCTTACTGTCGATGTAATCGACTTCACTTGGCATGCAGATGTAAGGTGGACGTGTGAGAATTCCTTTTTCAAGTGCTAATTTCGTCGTCTTTTCATAAAGAGAGGCCGTTTTATGCAGAGCAGTTGAAAAATAATCAATTAAGTCATATCGTGTACTCATCGCTAATGATCCGCTGTAGCCAATCATTCCAGCCTTTGACATGTGGTTAAGATAGCTAAGACAAAATGTATCCGTATATAAGCGAGGTGCATTTACATTGACGTCTTGCTTGCCAAATCCATTTGGAATTGCAAACTTTTCTTGGTGAAATAACTTTTGCAAACTGCTTATGTGCTCAGAAGACATTGTTAGAGCCTCTTTTACAAGCACGTGAATATCTTTATCTTCAATATGAGTTAACATATAAGCTAAAATACATGTCGCCATGCTGTCATTTACATAAGCTGTCCATAAAGATGCAATTTCAGCTGACGTTAAGTTGGGTAAGTGTTTTTCCATTCCTATTCCTCCAGTATCATTAGTTTTTCTCAAAGAGCAAAAGATTATGAGAAGCATTTCATAAGAATATGCCCTGCAAGAAAGATCTGGTCTTATGAACGGTAGAGAAAGATGGATATTTATAGTAGGGTGAACAAGGCACGTAGAAGATTTTGTATTTAAGCAAATGGAGAACCAAGTATCTCTACTTGGTTCTTTAAGATAACTGAAGTTTTTGTTGAAGCTTGCTTGTCAGCTGTTGAACCTCTGCTTCTGTTTTGGGGAATTCTTGTTTTGTAACGCTAGCAAATGCTGCTTTATAGTGCTTACGTATAAGTGAAAGGTCATCGAAAGTTAAATTTGTTTGTACAGTATTTGATAGCTCATTTAAAATAGGCTTTGCTTTTGTGAATGTCGGAATGGTAGCCACTTGTTTTACAATAGCTTTAGCAACTAGTATCTGACGATCATGAGCAGAGAGTACATCTTGTTCATGAACAGGCTGAAGATAAGCTAGCGTCTCTTCACCGTTTAACCTTACTTCACCTGCTGGAAATGTGCGTTCATCGTGCGTGAAGAGAGTTGGATTATTCACAATGATACCATCAAGCTTATCAACAATTGGTTTCAGGTTTTTTTGATTAATCATGACATAGTAGTCAATGGGAACACCAAGCGTTTGCTCCGCATTGTTCACCAGCTGCTCGGTAGATTGTGTGCGCTCTTTTAGGATAGAAGCTGTTGGAATGTTCGTCATATGAACATCTGAATCCTCTTTGTTAACGGTCATATGAACAAATGAGATATGCTCTTGGTTTTCCGTAATAAGAAGTGCAGAAAGAGGCTTTCCTTCCTTTAATGCTTCTTCTGACATTTGTTCCTTATGAGATAGAGGTACGTATGCAGCGTTCATAGCAGCTTTAACCGTTTCATATCCAAACATGCTTGTTCCAACAAATCCAATTAATAAAAGCAAAACAAGGCCACCAATCCATTCTTTTTTTGCTTTACTACTCATTGTGTCACCTTTTCTTTTTACAGTTTCGTTTTTATTATTTCCACGGAGGGTATAACCTTAAACAAGAATAGAATGTTGAAGCGAAAGGAAGGTGGTTGCACCAAAAAAAGATAGCCATAATCTGCTATCTTTTCCGATACTCTTTTGCATATTGTTTTAATGTATTTAATAATAATTGCTGCTGCTTTTCATTTGTAAATGCTTCAATTCCGTATAAAAATTCATGATTGGCTTTTTCTTTCCAAACAGCTAAACCAGTAACTGTAAGGTTCTCATCCAATAAAGAAAAATTAACAGTAAGCTCAATAGGCTTTTGAAATACTGGAAGATCTAGTGGAGTAATTAGCTTCATTCCTCTTGGAGATAAATCAATAACGGCAAGTGGACCAGGTTTGCTTTCGATCTCTTTTCCATCGAATTTTTTAATAAAAAACGTGCCAACAATAGGCTGTGTAAATGTAAAACGAAAAGGCTCTTCACGCTTATATTGCATAAAACAGCTCGCTCCTTTTAAGTAGGGAATAAATGGAGAAAAATGCATCCTTCAGCTGATGTATTCCTTGCTTTCTTCACATATAGTAAGAGAGAGGAGAGGCTTCTTTTGCTACTATTTCTCACTCCACTATATCGGTCAGTTACATTAAATCTATAGAAAAAGAAAAGGTGTTGTCAATATTTTATGAAATTTATGCATTCTTTTGTATCAAAATATACAGAAATGTTATGACTGAAACGAATAGGTGACAGTGTAAATAAAATAGTAGACAATAAGCATAGTAGGGTAGAGGGAGTGACAGAGGTTGAAGAAAGTAAAACAACGCAAAGAAAAGCGAATACTGTTTGACAAAAGTCAATTAGCACCGCTTAAAGTTGATTTGGAGACTAAAAGGCTGCTAGCTGAAGTTGGGCTACCGCGAGATGTTGCTCCATTGTTTGAATTCATGTCCTCTAAAAATCAGCTATGCACTTTGTGTGAGACGCTTCATTTATCTGCTCGCTATCAGCTTTATTGGTTTTTAGGGATGACAAAGCTAGGCGATCCTATCTGTTTACATGGTGACAATGGTAACATTGTACTTTTAGATGTTTCAAATGATGACTGTGAGCGTCTAATCAACTCATCGCTTGTACAGTTTTTGCAGTTTGTTGAACTATTTTACGACTATATCCAGCCTTTCGTATTACGAGATGAACGTCCTGAAGTGGATGGTCATGTTCCGAACGTATTGATTCGGGAAATGCGCGAGCGGTTTGAAGAAATTGATAAAGAAGCGATGAAACCGCATAGCTTTTGGAAATCCGAATTGGATTCGCTTTCAAAATAAGCCTCGCCTTGCGGCGAGGCTTTTTCTATGTCCGGTTCATGCTAACGGTAAACTTGTAGCGATCTGCTCTGTAAGCGGATCTTACAACTTCTAATGGCGTTCCATCTTCTAAAAATGTATAGCGCTTAATAAGAAGGATAGGAGCGCCTTTTGCTACCTGCAGGTGCTCTGTTTCATTTTCTGTTGCCACGATTGCTTCTAGGGTTTGAGTGGCATGTCCAATCTTAAGTTCACTTTGTTGTTCTACATGATTATAAAGCGACTGTTGGATAATAGCTTCCGTGACGCCTTTAATTAGATTAGCGGACATATAGACCGTTTCGATGGCCATAGGAATTTGATCTGCCAGTCGAATGCGTCTAATTTCATAGATGGGGTGGTGCACTGGAATCGAAAGCTGAGATGCAATTTTTGCTGGAGCCGGAACAATTTCAAAATGAAGCAAGCGGCTACTTGGCATGTAGCCTCTTGCTTTCATATCTTCTGTAAAGCTCGTTAAGCCAACGAGCTGTTGCTCAATTTTTTGTTCTGAGACAAACGTTCCTCTTCCTTTTTCACGGTATAAAAGGCCTTCGTTTACAAGGTTTGTAATTGCTTGTCTTACTGTCATACGGCTGATTTGAAACTGTGTTGCATACTCTCGTTCGGATGGAATCGCATCGTGGGGCTTAAGGTCGCCACTTTCGACTTGAGCGCGGATTCCATCTTCAATCTGTGTGTAAATCGGCAGAGGTGAATTTTTGTCAATCATGTGCAATTCCTCCTTTACATCGATCATACTACAATCTGTTATAAGTTTGTACGAGATAATGCTTTCTCATCAGCAATAATTGTAACGTTTTGATGATTTTTTAAGATAGAAGCAGGGAATTCTTCCGTTATTTTTCCTTCAAGTAAATGATAAATAGCATCTGCTTTATCTTCTCCCGATACTAATAATAAAATTTCATTGCTGTTCATAATTGAGGAAATGCCCATAGTCATAGCATGAGTCGGTACTTCATCAATAGACGAGAAGTAGCGAGCGTTTGCTTCGCGCGTAGAAGAAGCAAGGGTCACCACATGAGTTTTAGATGAAAAAGGCGTACCAGGTTCGTTAAAACCAATGTGTCCGTTATGACCGATTCCTAAGATTTGTAGGTCGATACCGCCATGTTGTTCAATCAGTGTTTCGTAACGCTCGCATTCTGCTTGTGCATTCTCTGCAGTACCGTTAGGAATAAACGTTTGAGTAAGATCTACGTCTAAATGGCCTAGGAGAGTCTCGACCATGTAATAACGATAGCTGTTTGGGTTATCAGCAGCAAGGCCTACATACTCATCTAAATTAAAAGTGTGTACTTGCGCATAAGAAGTTCCATTTGTTTGGTGATCTTGAATCAACTCTTCATACAAACCTTTAGGTGTCCCACCAGTTGCTAAACCGAGATTAATTGAAGGATTAGCTTTTACTTTATTAATAATAATAGTAGCTGCCATTTGGCTCATTTCTTTATAGTCTTTTACTGAGATGATGTTCATGATTGTTCCTCCTGTTTATATGCAATATGACCGCGACACACGGTTAGCTGTACGTCGAAATGCTTGTTCATGACAACGCAATCGCCATCTTTTCCTACTTTAAGACTTCCTTTACGATCGAAAACGCCAATTTGCTTAGCCGGATTAACAGAAGCCATCTGAATGATTTCCGGTATGCTACAGCCCGTAAAGTCCATCATGTTTTTCATTGCTTCATTCATTTTTAAAATGCTTCCTGCAAGAGTGCCATCCTCCAATGTAGCCATCGTTTCGTTAACCTGAACTGACTGACCTCCAAGATCATAAATCCCGCTTTTTAACCATTTGGCACGTAATGAATCTGTGATTAAAATCAAGCGCTCGCTGGAAATTTGCTCATAAGCAAGCTTTACCATCTCTTGACGCGAATGAATGCCATCTACGATAAGCTCGGTGTATAACTCTTTACGTAAATAAGAAGCACCTAAAACGCCTGGCTCACGGTGATGAATACCACGCATGCCGTTGTAGAGGTGAGTGACGTGCGACGCTCCTGCTTGAATCGCTGCATCTACCTCTTCATACGTAGCGTCGGAATGTCCAATTGAAGCCACTACGTTTGTTTCTTTTAAATGCTTCACAAGATCTGTGCCTCCGGACTCTTCAGGAGCAAGCGTCACAAGTCGAATGTGGTTTTGAGCTAATTCTTGCCAGCGTTTAAACTGCTCGACGCTTGGCTGTTGAATGTGATGAAGAGGCTGAGCGCCTGCTCGTTTTGCCGAAATGAAAGGACCTTCTAAGTGAATGCCTATCGCTTCTGCTTGAGCGTCATTTTGGTTATTTGTAACAAAATCACCACATACTATGAGAGCGTCGTTAATGGCTTCCACTGATTGCGTCATTGTAGTGGGAAGGAAGCTTGTTGTTCCTTCTTTTGGAAGAGTAGCAGCCATTTTTTGCAGCGCTTGTTCTGCAGCATCCATAGCATCTGCATTTGCAGCGCCGTGAATGTGTACATCAATCGCCCCTGGAACAACGATGAAATCAGGGGAATACTCAATAACTTGGTCGTCTGAACTTCTTTGATAATCGTGAATACTACCTAACTCTGTTATTGAGCCGTTTTCTATTTTAAGGTATCCGTTTGGATAGACGATTGTTTCGCCGTAAACCGTTACGTTGTATATGACCAGCGGTTTGTTCATAACATAGGTCTCTCCTTTGCCTTTATCAAATTTATATGATTAGTGTAGCGCGTTTAGGGTAAGTTGTCTAGACCAGTTGTAAAAATTTATGTTGTAAGTGTTTTCTTTATTTATAAATAAGCAATGTAAGCGCATAATTGGTATAGACAACTAGAACACCTCGTGGTAGGATGTTAGTAAATATAGAGATAAGGGGATGAAGAAATGTTTCAATTTTTACAACGCATTGGGAAGTCGCTTATGCTACCCATCGCCGTCTTGCCCGCTGCGGCATTATTGCTGCGCTTAGGTCAACCTGATTTATTAGATATTCCATTTATGGCGCAAGCGGGAGATGCAATCTTTGCTAACTTAGCCCTTTTGTTTGCTCTTGGCATTGCAGTAGGGTTATCAAAAGATGGAAGTGGGGCAGCTGCTCTTGCAGGTGTTATTGGTTATTTTGTTTTAACAAAAGGTGCTGTCGCACTTGATGAGACCATTGATATGGGCGTACTTGGTGGGATTGTAGCCGGTACCGTAGCAGGACTTCTATACAATCGTTTTTCAGATATAAAATTGCCGGAATGGCTAGGTTTTTTTGCAGGTAAACGCTTTGTACCAATTATTACGTCTGTTGTCATGCTTGCTATCGCCGGTTTGTTTGGCGTGATTTGGCCTCCAATTCAAGATCAAATTAATAACATCGGTGAATGGCTAACCGGTGCTGGTGCTCTTGGTGCAGGTATTTTTGGCTTTTTAAACCGTTTGCTAATTCCACTAGGGCTACACCATATTTTGAACAGTTTAGTATGGTTTGTATTCGGAGAATTTAACGGAGCGACAGGTGATTTAAACCGTTTCTTTAAAGGAGACCCAACAGCTGGAACGTTTATGACAGGTTTCTTTCCAGTAATGATGTTTGGTCTTCCAGCAGCAGCTCTTGCGATGGTAGCGGCTGCTAAAAAAGAAAAGCGAAAGCTCGTATCAGGAATGCTTATTGGATTAGCATTTACGTCATTTTTAACAGGAATTACAGAACCGATTGAGTTTTTATTTATGTTTATTGCTCCTGTTTTATATGTAGTACATGCTTTGCTAACGGGAATCTCAATGGGACTTGCTGTTATGCTTGATATTCATCATGGCTTTGGTTTTTCAGCGGGGGCCATTGATTATTTCTTAAACTTTGGGATTGCGCAAAAGCCGCTTTTACTTGGAGGAATTGGCCTCATTTATGCAGCCATTTACTTTGTGTTATTTTATTGGCTGATTAAAGCGCTTAATTTAAAAACACCTGGTCGTGAAGATGATGAAATCGATGGTGAAGAAGCGGTGGTATTATCAGATGATAAATATGTGAACATGGCTGCGCACTTTATTGAAGGTTTAGGTGGAAAAGAAAATCTTGTTGAAATTGATAACTGTGCAACACGCTTGCGCCTACAGGTAAAAGATTCAGGTGCAGTTAACGAAGGACAGCTTAAGAAGAACGGTGCTCGCGGTGTGATGAAGGTTGCAAAAACGAGTGTTCAAGTCATTGTTGGAACGGAAGTCGAATTTGTAGCGAATGCGATGAAGCAACTTGTTCGAGGTGAAAAAGTAACGGCAAGTACATCGGTGAAAACTGAGCAAAAGCCAAACGAAGGTATACTTGAAGAATTCAGCTTACCGTTTGAAGGACTTGTTATGCCGCTTGAAAAAGTACCTGACCAAGTGTTTTCTGCTAAGCTTATGGGCGATGGGTTTGCGATTGAACCTGTTAATGATACGCTTTATTCACCAATTTCAGGTGAAGTCATGAGTATTTTCCCAACGAAGCACGCGTTTGGCTTGAAAACGGATACTGGGCTGGAACTACTAATCCATGTTGGAATCGATACGGTTGAGCTAAAAGGTGAAGGATTTACAACACTCGTGAACGAAGGCGAACGTATTGAGCCTGGCACACCGTTATTACAAATCAATCTCGATTATCTGAAGAAGAATGCGACGTCACTTGTTACACCTGTTGTGTTTACTAATTTACCGGAAGGAAAAGAAGTAGAGATTAAAAAGACAGGTTATCAGAAACAAGGTACGAAAGGCGTTATCAAACTATTATAATGAAAGAAGCTGGGACATAAGTCTTTCAGCTAATGATCAATCCGAACTAGTGAGAGTTAATTACTCTTTTGTAGTTCGGATTTTTTATTGATTGTGAAATCACTGTTAGAGAGTTATGAGGATGGAGCGTAAGACACGCAGCTTCTGCGAAGCGAGAAGAACTAGATTCCTCCCCTTTAGAAAGCGAGTCTCTGCAGCGAAATAAAAAGACTGGTTACTATAGCCTAAGTTCTTTAGAAAAGGCATAATTCGTTTTTGAGAAAAAACATTTCGCTTTGTTTCAGCTTCTTTAGTATAAGCGATAAAAAGAGCTATGATATACTACAAGAAGTAAGTACAGATAAGGGAGAAATTGTATGAACGAAACGTCAGTTACAAACATTATTCTTATGCAAACAGAAAAGTTAGCTCGTCAGTACGGCTATGATTTCTTATATGAACCGCAGGGAGATAAAACGCTTTGTCAAATTATTCAACGAGATGAAGATGGCTCAATTTTAGGAACGCCGCTTAGCTTTCATATCGACATGAACGAGGAAAAAGGAACTGGTCAAATTAGCTATTATCATGAGCAAGGTGAATTCAAAAAGCAAGATGTGAGTGTATTTGAAGAAAACAGTTTAGTTAACGTATTTCTATTTATTCAACAGCGACTTCAAATTAATTCGTAAGAGAGCTGGGCATAAGTAATTCAGTCAATAATAAACCTGAACGGTTGAGAGTTCGTCACTTTTAATCGTTCAGGTTTTTTGTTGGTTGGAAAAAATCAGTTTGGCAATAGAATAAAAAGCGAGTGGTCTTAGTGCAATGGAACGAACGCGTTCATCTTCTTTGAAATTTGTTTTGTTATGTCTCGTTCGCTTTTTATTGTGAAAAAAGGCTCGTTTTCCTTTCTTTTAACATGATGCCAAATCAATGTTCATATACATATCATCGTTGAGCTTTTGGAAGATCGAAAAAAATGAAGCAAAAAGGAGGAGAAGGGATAGCCTTCTATCGAACTATAAAAACATCTACTTCGTTAGGGTTTTGTATATTCATATTTTTGGTAAAAAGTGATGAAAATGGTTTTAAACTAGTTATGTAGGGTACTAGAAAATGAGTCTTTGTATCTGTTGATGGGTCTCTTTTTATCAGCTAAACGAACTAAAAATTGTCTTTTTTTGTCGAACGACTAGAAATACTGGTAATGATTCCTTATCATGTACAAGGGACCAAACAAACAATTATTTACAGGAGGGTGTAAAACACATGAGCGATGAAAACAAAACAAGACAAGAAACTGCTGCTTCCTTAGAAACAGCTCCAGCTCCGAAAAAAGCACCGACAAAACTAATTATCGGATTGGTAATTTTATTCGTGCTTATCGGCGCAGCAGTTACGTTTGGCTATGTATTCATGAAATCACCAAAGCAATTATATTTAATATCTGAAGTGAATACATACAACAAAATGACAGAAGAAATTGAAACGAAATATGGCGAAAGCTTAGCATTCCAGGAAAAAGCACTAGAGCAACCATCAAGCTCAGCTGCTTCTATCAGCGGTGATTTTTCAATGAACTCACTTGCTGCTGATCCATCTTATCAAATGATTCAAGATATGATTAGCAAGTCGACGATTAATGTGAAAACAGAACAGGATCCTAAAAAACAAGAAACATACGGCTCATTAACGCTTGATATCGGTAACACAAAAGCACTTGATGTAGAGGGTTACCAAACAAAAGAACAAATTGGTTTTAAAGCACCGATTTTAGCAAATCAATTTTTCTACTTAAATCTTGATGAATATGGTCAAGTTATGCGTATGTTTGACCCATCGTATACAGGTCCAGATAAGTTAGAGTTAAATCAAATTAAGTTAGAAGATTTAGAGCTAACAGAGAAAGAAAAGAAAGCAATTGCAACAAAATACGGAAAGTTCTTCTATGATAACTTAGATGAAGACTACTTCACAAAGGAAAAGAACGCGGAGTATAAACAAGGCGATGAAACGTTAAAATTCACGCGTCTAACTCTTGAAATGAATCAAGAACAAACTGAAAAATTTGTTCAAAAGCTAGTAGCTGAAATGGCAAAAGACGATGAGCTACAAACAATCATTGCAAAGCGCATTGCAACGATTGCTGAATCATCTGCTGCAACAGACCCAGAGATGGCTGAACTAACAGATGAAAAAGAAGTGAAGAAGCAACTAAAAGAAGGCTTGGATGAATTTAAAACAGATGTGAAAGATCTTAAGTTCCCTAAGGGCTTCAAATCAACAGTTTACATCAACGATGATGAAGTAATTGTGGATCGTAACGTAGAGTTTGCTGCAACTTCAGCTGATGACGAAGACAACGTAGGAAATGTAAAAGTGGCTACAAAAGATGTAGAGTATGGGGATAACAAGCGTGCTCAACAGCTAGCTCTTACAATTGGAAATGACAACAATGATAGCAAAGTAGCACTTGATGTAACAAACGATATTACAGCTGACGGAGATAAGAGCTCTGAAAAGTTAGTTGCTAGCATTGACGCTTCTGATTCAACAACAGAAGATCTAAACTTAAAGTTCACAATGGATTCAGTTGTGAATGGTAAAACGGATGCAAAACAAACGGCAGATCGCAAATTCACGCTTGACTTGGGCGACCAAGCTCCTGGCTACACATTCAGCGGTGATCTTAAGCAAGATCAAAACATCGATGCTTCAAAAGGAAAGTCAGATTACAAGTTTGATATTAACTTAAAAGTTGGTATGCCGACAGATTCAGCTGATATCAACTTAAAGATCAACTCAAATTCTGAACTAAAAGACGCGGCGGATATTCCAGCGGTTGATTCTAAGAACGGTAAAAACGTAAAAGATATTACGCCAGTTGATTTAATGAAGATTCAAGAAGAGTTCTACACAAACTTACAAGGGTTAATGATGGATCTTGATATTTCTTAATCTTAACGGTTAATAGTTCTTACAAAAGCGGATGACGTGTAGCATGTCATCCGCTTTGTTAAATTTATCCGATTTGCAGTAGGTCTGAATCTACTTGTACAACCATATAGTAAACTATCATATCTAGTTACAATTCTAATGTAATCATGCAGGGAGAGAAGAGCAGGTGAAGATATTCTTTTATTTATGCTCATTCACATGGAAGTCGATGCTAAAAAACTGGAAGTCTTTTAGCCTGCTTC from Bacillus sp. 1780r2a1 encodes the following:
- a CDS encoding HAD-IIB family hydrolase, with translation MNKKTYPHRKKTRALIFFDFDETYFPHACTVEQLAMLQQMEMYLHDVCHQYHVKIGWVTGSSIAHIESKMQKANLTYWPHFISSNLGTELYMIDEEGNTNRLSEWEAKIEASGFSKEAVQSLLHQLCTDYQVVLTPQTQFGQQGYKMNYYYYTKSEQDTHSALGIIRKLADKYEVEVNINRCNPKAGDPENAYDVDFIPKGTGKAATVHFMKAYYDVSHHQTLAFGDSGNDIDMLKAVKHGYLLFNATDEAKSLHAQHTSAAYGEGIMEVCQQVFSSVK
- a CDS encoding SGNH/GDSL hydrolase family protein; its protein translation is MKWTSGVVVGALAACSAVMVAGVQHWETKIERQAQAAVVETAQPHQKQFSDVSSYTKHLPPFLVSAIEDTFIKGKPISLVLVASEEDEWASFVKKSLEATYGQEVFHIQIYSYHDQTTKELVHSSFQQDLQKLKPSLVLAEIPMVEDQKEMPIDDELPELQAFISQVKELKTALILQPSSPYASQYESYEEAVAAVGGKAKENHVYYLNHAPLWPYEIAPYVTKESELTEEGKKLWGKHLSSWFTGK
- a CDS encoding DUF3231 family protein gives rise to the protein MEKHLPNLTSAEIASLWTAYVNDSMATCILAYMLTHIEDKDIHVLVKEALTMSSEHISSLQKLFHQEKFAIPNGFGKQDVNVNAPRLYTDTFCLSYLNHMSKAGMIGYSGSLAMSTRYDLIDYFSTALHKTASLYEKTTKLALEKGILTRPPYICMPSEVDYIDSKKYISGFHLFSKNRPVNAVEISHLFLNIQTNLIGYKICLSFAQTATSKEVKQFMMRGNEISKKHIKLFADTLLNDHIPAPMSPDLCITNSTTPVFSEKLMMFHMSLLSATGTGNYATAAAASQRSDLAFNYERMSLEIGRYAKAGVDIMIKNQWLEQPPGTINKEQLILSPNKKHE
- a CDS encoding LCP family protein; protein product: MSSKAKKEWIGGLVLLLLIGFVGTSMFGYETVKAAMNAAYVPLSHKEQMSEEALKEGKPLSALLITENQEHISFVHMTVNKEDSDVHMTNIPTASILKERTQSTEQLVNNAEQTLGVPIDYYVMINQKNLKPIVDKLDGIIVNNPTLFTHDERTFPAGEVRLNGEETLAYLQPVHEQDVLSAHDRQILVAKAIVKQVATIPTFTKAKPILNELSNTVQTNLTFDDLSLIRKHYKAAFASVTKQEFPKTEAEVQQLTSKLQQKLQLS
- a CDS encoding PilZ domain-containing protein, translated to MQYKREEPFRFTFTQPIVGTFFIKKFDGKEIESKPGPLAVIDLSPRGMKLITPLDLPVFQKPIELTVNFSLLDENLTVTGLAVWKEKANHEFLYGIEAFTNEKQQQLLLNTLKQYAKEYRKR
- a CDS encoding SUKH-4 family immunity protein, with the translated sequence MKKVKQRKEKRILFDKSQLAPLKVDLETKRLLAEVGLPRDVAPLFEFMSSKNQLCTLCETLHLSARYQLYWFLGMTKLGDPICLHGDNGNIVLLDVSNDDCERLINSSLVQFLQFVELFYDYIQPFVLRDERPEVDGHVPNVLIREMRERFEEIDKEAMKPHSFWKSELDSLSK
- a CDS encoding GntR family transcriptional regulator; protein product: MIDKNSPLPIYTQIEDGIRAQVESGDLKPHDAIPSEREYATQFQISRMTVRQAITNLVNEGLLYREKGRGTFVSEQKIEQQLVGLTSFTEDMKARGYMPSSRLLHFEIVPAPAKIASQLSIPVHHPIYEIRRIRLADQIPMAIETVYMSANLIKGVTEAIIQQSLYNHVEQQSELKIGHATQTLEAIVATENETEHLQVAKGAPILLIKRYTFLEDGTPLEVVRSAYRADRYKFTVSMNRT